A window of Mucilaginibacter sp. PAMC 26640 contains these coding sequences:
- a CDS encoding ATP-binding protein gives MNTSTLDKLRKMKFFGMFHAFKSSMETGKTNDYTADELLAHLVDAEWDDRQNRRIERTILYARFRYKAAIEDVHYHADRSIDRNQIMRLADCTFVDRFENLLITGSTGIGKSYIASAVGYQACVLGYRVLYTSTPKLFAKLKMAKADGSYMKELAKIERQQLLILDDFGIQPFDAQSRAALMEIIEDRHGKTSLIITSQLPVSKWFEVIGEKTVADAILDRIVHDAHRIELKGESMRRKRNVEPENSH, from the coding sequence ATGAACACAAGTACCTTAGACAAACTGCGGAAGATGAAGTTCTTCGGGATGTTCCATGCCTTTAAAAGCAGCATGGAAACCGGTAAAACAAACGACTATACGGCAGATGAACTGCTGGCCCACCTGGTAGATGCAGAATGGGACGACCGGCAGAACAGGCGTATTGAACGCACGATCCTTTATGCCCGATTCCGCTATAAAGCCGCTATAGAGGACGTTCACTACCATGCCGACCGAAGTATCGACCGCAACCAGATCATGCGCCTGGCGGACTGTACGTTTGTTGATCGCTTCGAGAACCTGCTGATTACCGGGAGTACAGGCATCGGTAAAAGCTATATTGCTTCTGCTGTGGGTTACCAGGCCTGTGTATTGGGCTACCGGGTATTGTACACCAGTACGCCCAAACTGTTCGCTAAACTGAAGATGGCCAAGGCGGACGGCTCCTACATGAAAGAGCTGGCTAAGATCGAAAGGCAGCAATTGCTCATACTCGACGACTTTGGTATCCAGCCTTTTGATGCACAAAGCAGGGCTGCACTAATGGAGATCATTGAAGACAGGCACGGTAAGACCTCGCTGATCATCACTTCGCAGTTGCCGGTGAGCAAATGGTTTGAAGTGATCGGTGAAAAAACGGTTGCTGATGCGATCCTTGACCGGATCGTTCATGATGCACACCGTATCGAGCTAAAGGGAGAATCTATGAGAAGAAAACGTAATGTTGAACCGGAAAACAGCCATTAA